The proteins below come from a single uncultured Fibrobacter sp. genomic window:
- the rodA gene encoding rod shape-determining protein RodA — protein MKSGRFLDQSLKFDWLFIVLALALMSCGVSLVYSATVNEDVSLIDTFWFKQIFYFLFGMVLAGLLVFVRIDWLKRAAVPLYVVALILLCVVLFFAGDVVKGAGRWIDLGVFKLQPSEFAKIAYLLTISYWLSRHPVSLYKVKTFVVPFFLFIVPFGLVLKQPDLSTALVFIAVTMVGFFFAGLTLTDMFLLVSPLLSVLFSHSQEMFFEILWGLLICAVVFALVRRRLPKILTGIFLMANILAGYASSMAWNMLEPHQQKRVNTFLDPMSDPLGDGYQVLQSLTAIGSGGLTGKGFGNGTQTNLAFLPEEHTDFIFSVLGEQFGFMGCAIVLVLYALFLWRATSICKQSSDPFVTLMVMGASTIFLFHIVVNIAMTIGLMPVTGLPLPFLSYGGSFALTCMVLVGFLLCLRYQARRR, from the coding sequence GTGAAGTCCGGAAGATTCCTGGACCAGTCCCTGAAATTCGACTGGCTGTTCATTGTGCTTGCGCTCGCCCTGATGAGCTGTGGCGTTTCGCTCGTGTATTCGGCGACGGTGAACGAAGATGTCTCGTTGATCGATACTTTCTGGTTCAAGCAGATTTTCTATTTCCTATTTGGCATGGTCCTTGCCGGGCTGCTTGTCTTTGTGCGCATTGACTGGCTGAAACGTGCCGCTGTTCCTTTGTATGTGGTTGCGCTCATATTGCTTTGCGTCGTTCTGTTCTTTGCCGGCGACGTGGTGAAGGGTGCTGGACGCTGGATAGACCTTGGCGTGTTCAAGTTGCAGCCTTCGGAATTTGCAAAGATTGCGTACCTGCTGACCATTTCTTACTGGCTTTCGAGGCATCCCGTGAGTCTCTATAAGGTGAAGACTTTCGTGGTGCCGTTTTTCCTGTTCATTGTCCCTTTTGGCCTGGTGCTCAAGCAGCCCGACCTGAGTACGGCGCTCGTGTTCATTGCGGTGACGATGGTCGGTTTCTTTTTCGCGGGGCTTACGCTTACGGATATGTTCCTTTTGGTAAGCCCGCTGCTTTCGGTGCTGTTCTCGCATTCCCAGGAAATGTTCTTCGAGATTCTTTGGGGGCTTTTGATTTGTGCGGTCGTGTTTGCCTTGGTCCGTCGCAGGCTCCCGAAAATCCTTACCGGCATTTTCTTGATGGCGAATATCCTTGCGGGGTACGCGAGCAGCATGGCGTGGAATATGTTGGAACCGCATCAGCAGAAACGCGTGAACACATTCCTCGATCCGATGAGCGATCCGCTGGGCGACGGTTACCAGGTGTTGCAGTCGCTTACGGCTATCGGCTCGGGTGGCCTTACGGGAAAGGGCTTTGGAAACGGAACGCAGACGAATTTGGCGTTTTTGCCCGAGGAACATACGGACTTTATCTTTAGCGTGCTTGGTGAACAGTTCGGCTTTATGGGGTGCGCCATTGTGCTTGTGCTGTATGCGCTGTTCCTTTGGCGTGCGACATCCATTTGCAAGCAGTCGTCCGATCCGTTTGTGACCCTGATGGTGATGGGGGCGTCGACGATTTTCCTGTTCCACATTGTGGTGAATATCGCGATGACGATTGGGCTTATGCCCGTGACGGGACTTCCCCTGCCGTTCCTTTCGTACGGTGGCTCCTTTGCGCTGACGTGCATGGTTCTGGTGGGATTTTTGCTTTGCCTAAGGTATCAGGCGAGAAGAAGATAG
- a CDS encoding ComF family protein, whose protein sequence is MRWFENVGRFVFGTECLGCGGVAERLDPWLCPDCIKELERESKAGVSPGGDAYSLFPMRPLTRRLVHALKYGGIPGMATYLVRHSSAVRGGFIGEELSMFPKPLYFVPVPLHRARLRERGYNQAEKIASALAVVVGGRVCRWLRRKTFVVSQTKLSKEARERNVSDAFECALPKELPVRGTVVVVDDVFTTGATTSACIAAFGHDFPLPIKVCTLIYDEPASVTADYVADCRMEWNL, encoded by the coding sequence ATGCGTTGGTTCGAAAATGTCGGGCGTTTTGTATTTGGGACGGAGTGTCTGGGGTGCGGGGGTGTCGCAGAACGCCTTGATCCGTGGCTTTGTCCGGATTGCATAAAGGAACTGGAACGTGAATCGAAGGCGGGGGTGTCGCCGGGTGGAGATGCCTACAGCCTCTTTCCGATGCGTCCGCTGACGCGACGCCTGGTGCATGCGCTCAAGTACGGGGGCATTCCCGGAATGGCGACTTACCTGGTGCGTCATTCATCGGCGGTGCGTGGGGGCTTTATTGGCGAGGAACTTTCGATGTTTCCCAAGCCACTGTATTTTGTTCCTGTTCCGCTTCATAGGGCGAGGCTTCGGGAACGCGGCTACAATCAGGCGGAAAAGATTGCATCTGCGCTTGCGGTGGTGGTTGGCGGCCGGGTGTGTCGTTGGCTTAGGCGAAAGACGTTCGTTGTATCGCAGACTAAACTTTCGAAGGAGGCTCGTGAGCGGAACGTGTCGGATGCTTTCGAATGCGCTTTGCCCAAAGAGTTGCCTGTCCGGGGAACGGTTGTCGTGGTGGACGATGTCTTTACGACGGGTGCGACGACGTCGGCGTGTATTGCGGCCTTTGGGCATGATTTCCCGTTGCCGATCAAGGTCTGTACGCTGATTTATGACGAACCGGCCTCGGTGACTGCGGATTATGTGGCCGATTGCCGGATGGAGTGGAACTTATGA